From the genome of Clavelina lepadiformis chromosome 2, kaClaLepa1.1, whole genome shotgun sequence:
aagtatgttaaaaatatttaaacaaaaaccaaaaaatcacagaagtaattTCAACGTCAGGATGTCGCTTCAAGATATGATTTACAAGCATTCCTCTTCTGCGGAAACCGACTGAGCATTGAAGACATTTGAAGAGAAAGTTGCTCACTTCTTCAGGTTTGTAGCGAGGAACAAAAGGCTGCTCTGTAAGATATAACAAACCTGTTTGTACAGAACGCTGTTAATGGAGTGTATTGAAGTTGAACGCCAAACCTGATGTGTTAGAAAAAAGTTACACAAAGTTACTTTGTTTTTGAACTCTAGGTCTGTCTTTTCTTTCCACATGCATGCGTTTTATGTGGTCGTTCAACTTGTCTTTTCGTTTAAATCCCTTCCCACATGACTGGCAGAGAAAATTGAACACGTCAGAATGCACCGTACAATGGAGTTTCAAAGTGTATTTCCTACGAATAAGAAATATAGTGAATAGAATATAGAAATATATAAGATACAAAAATATAGAGATACAGTGAATAAGAATCAAATTTATGAGTTAGAATGGTAGAATAAATGATGAGCGTGTCTAAAtgataaaactttgttaaagaGAGGAAAAtactttgcaaactttttccCGCAAACTGGGCAGGGAAAAACTCTGGGAAGTGCAGATGTAATCTTCATCTGTTCCTTTccatttaataaaatttgtaaatctgATGTTGAGTTACCATTCATTGCTTCCTGAGGCCAATGGAAATCGTTGTTAGTTGCAACTATCtcgattttaataaaaacaatgtttttattaaataaatatattatttaaacaatatttaaaagtttacaCATTCAGATTTTGACGATAAGTTTGgatgaaataaatcaaaactttACACCTTGATTACttatttgttttcagaaataaAATTCTTACCTAACCTTTATATAAATTCAGCAAtgtgttttattatttcagtCAATTCAATAATAAGTTATGACATACCCTTCCGATAGATAAATGTAACCTCATCAAATATATATGAACTGTTATTCACCTTTACCAACGTACTTGCATTATTCTCGGAAACTAATTGTACTTCATTGGAAGTTTTCTGTAATAACATGTGACgatacaaataaattatttttgaagaaCTTAGTTTATGGCTACCTCGCTTTTCAACACTTTGAACTGCAAACCTTGGAGGTAAGTTGTCTGTTAGCTCGTTTCCATCCACGTTTCTTCGGGGGAACACTCCGAACATCTGCATCATCCTCTTCAAAGTACTCAACGTATGTGAGCCCGCGAGGAGCCTTACGAGTGCGTCTCGGCCTAAACAAACCATTCAGATAATCAAGTTAAATCAACTACTTAATCTGCTACTGCCGGGAGTAAAAGAAACAGGAATGACtttaaaaagttgcaaaaatgtCAAACAGGTTTCGTGCATGACAGTAAAATTATCGATCGCTTGAGATAATGCACCTTGCATGACTAGATTCCGCCAGTGCTTCATCTGACTCTTTGGTGGGCACAGCATGACTCGATGgcacaaaaatatgtttaccCATGTATTGAGCATACTTGGGAGCATACCACACCTACATAACAACAACAAGTTTACCAAAcagaaattgtaaaaatacCATTGACTACACTGGTAAATGATAAAAGGATTTACAGATAAGGTTTTTAGGCCAGTGTTGGAATCACCTTCAGCTGCTCATGTGCTTCGATATTTCTTGAAGTGGTGAAATAGATGTTGTCTTTAGCAAAATGAGCCACCATGTTCTGCTCTTCATAGTACGTTGCTGGCCTTACCATACACATCCAGTTACAAAACTGCTCTTTGGACGTCTAAAAATGCGAATCAAGATACACAAGCCACTCTTAAGATACGATACTTGTATGCTTAATATTGATAGGAGAGAGATTACAAACTGACCCATTTTGCTTAAGTACTTACGTCAAAGTAAAGTTGACTGCTGGCACTATTTGATTTCCTTGTGGTAAGTCTTTCAACCTGCAAAACAAACACAGTAGAAGCTGTGGCTAGACAATTAACTGGTAAGTTTAACAgaagaaaaatgaatgaaaaaagtGATTAAAGGTGTTACACGGTCATTACAGTTCAAACAAGGTAAAGTCAAGCATCTTACTAAAGTTTTTAATAGAAATGGAGAAGATTTTGCGCTTTCTAAGGAAACCATTGGAGCATCCAGAGGCCCAAAACGTGTTCGATGTGGAATTgcactttttgcaaatacaCCTTCTTGGAGATGGCCAGCAGATGTAActacacaataaaaaatttaactttttgtagcTACGCAATAACTTGCACCGCAGTTAGTATAATGGAGAAAAAGACTTGTAGATTTGCAATAGGACAAGGCTTATTACTTACAAGTGTAAAGGATGTCTGGTAAGGTAGACTGAGCTTTACTTTTCACTTCTGTATCATTCACTTTATACAACGGTTCCTCTCCATCAATATCTTCTTTGATGACCATCAAGTTTGTTGATTCCATCCTGGAGGAAAGAGTCATCACCAGTGTTCAGCTTATGACTATTACTCCAGTAGTAACTGAGTTTTCAGCAGAATTTTGCACATTCTGCTGCATATTTCAAAGTCATAAGCAATAGTTAACATTTGTAAGCAAGACATCgctaaaaacagaaaacatgTCACTGTAAATAACGTAAAGCTCTATTGCAacacaaaattaataaaaatattgctaAAAAAGTACTAAGCTTTGGATATGCACGTAGAACAATATGTCCGTCTGAAgggcaaaacaaattttatacaaataaCAATGTCCATAACATCCGTATTAATGGCAGTCAAATTCTTCCAGCAATGGTACGGTGCTATCACCATCAATGTATAATTTGCTGTTCAGAAACTTGGAAATTTTTCAAGTATGAAAGTATCCAGAGAAATAA
Proteins encoded in this window:
- the LOC143445856 gene encoding PR domain zinc finger protein 10-like isoform X6 — encoded protein: MTLSSRMESTNLMVIKEDIDGEEPLYKVNDTEVKSKAQSTLPDILYTFTSAGHLQEGVFAKSAIPHRTRFGPLDAPMVSLESAKSSPFLLKTLVERLTTRKSNSASSQLYFDTSKEQFCNWMCMVRPATYYEEQNMVAHFAKDNIYFTTSRNIEAHEQLKVWYAPKYAQYMGKHIFVPSSHAVPTKESDEALAESSHARPRRTRKAPRGLTYVEYFEEDDADVRSVPPKKRGWKRANRQLTSKKTSNEVQLVSENNASTLVKIVATNNDFHWPQEAMNGNSTSDLQILLNGKEQMKITSALPRVFPCPVCGKKFAKKYTLKLHCTVHSDVFNFLCQSCGKGFKRKDKLNDHIKRMHVERKDRPRVQKQKQPFVPRYKPEEVSNFLFKCLQCSVGFRRRGMLVNHILKRHPDVEITSVPELALPILKHLVTYMCPYCSNSYKSNNKRKLHIEKHHPGESVPPGMRYLKKIQEKSTYEKEAGIATSKIVAHEPVACPFCLSQYSSRCKMLKHVHSKHPEDAHKLPKKEKKEKVERRLNKRKKKEPQLTIHNAMERQGSGDISRARIVSDQENTDLPNVDKIITILSSVPTNADLGVDTAENTRSCVQPTCQTPYLENIPSNLQYQQDNILAMDPSVSEQCNINESNVFQANAALGYISDRTSNEQADESNQVQEILIELSTSDVSEHIRLNTIQDPMQTVQITNSSVHNEHLRKGLKTNATDHLPKLQQQCARQLPMTYRGRKQFLLKHSAFNRLHEENPSRYISPSSISVQPSNQLITMQHPVNNHQPPRAISQNDQRFDMNAATDTSKTTTNVHSLRPCDINWI
- the LOC143445856 gene encoding PR domain zinc finger protein 10-like isoform X3; the protein is MTLSSRMESTNLMVIKEDIDGEEPLYKVNDTEVKSKAQSTLPDILYTFTSAGHLQEGVFAKSAIPHRTRFGPLDAPMVSLESAKSSPFLLKTLVERLTTRKSNSASSQLYFDTSKEQFCNWMCMVRPATYYEEQNMVAHFAKDNIYFTTSRNIEAHEQLKVWYAPKYAQYMGKHIFVPSSHAVPTKESDEALAESSHARPRRTRKAPRGLTYVEYFEEDDADVRSVPPKKRGWKRANRQLTSKKTSNEVQLVSENNASTLVKVNNSSYIFDEVTFIYRKVATNNDFHWPQEAMNGNSTSDLQILLNGKEQMKITSALPRVFPCPVCGKKFAKKYTLKLHCTVHSDVFNFLCQSCGKGFKRKDKLNDHIKRMHVERKDRPRVQKQKQPFVPRYKPEEVSNFLFKCLQCSVGFRRRGMLVNHILKRHPDVEITSVPELALPILKHLVTYMCPYCSNSYKSNNKRKLHIEKHHPGESVPPGMRYLKKIQEKSTYEKEAGIATSKIVAHEPVACPFCLSQYSSRCKMLKHVHSKHPEDAHKLPKKEKEKVERRLNKRKKKEPQLTIHNAMERQGSGDISRARIVSDQENTDLPNVDKIITILSSVPTNADLGVDTAENTRSCVQPTCQTPYLENIPSNLQYQQDNILAMDPSVSEQCNINESNVFQANAALGYISDRTSNEQADESNQVQEILIELSTSDVSEHIRLNTIQDPMQTVQITNSSVHNEHLRKGLKTNATDHLPKLQQQCARQLPMTYRGRKQFLLKHSAFNRLHEENPSRYISPSSISVQPSNQLITMQHPVNNHQPPRAISQNDQRFDMNAATDTSKTTTNVHSLRPCDINWI
- the LOC143445856 gene encoding PR domain zinc finger protein 10-like isoform X5; translation: MTLSSRMESTNLMVIKEDIDGEEPLYKVNDTEVKSKAQSTLPDILYTFTSAGHLQEGVFAKSAIPHRTRFGPLDAPMVSLESAKSSPFLLKTLVERLTTRKSNSASSQLYFDTSKEQFCNWMCMVRPATYYEEQNMVAHFAKDNIYFTTSRNIEAHEQLKVWYAPKYAQYMGKHIFVPSSHAVPTKESDEALAESSHARPRRTRKAPRGLTYVEYFEEDDADVRSVPPKKRGWKRANRQLTSKKTSNEVQLVSENNASTLVKVNNSSYIFDEVTFIYRKVATNNDFHWPQEAMNGNSTSDLQILLNGKEQMKITSALPRVFPCPVCGKKFAKKYTLKLHCTVHSDVFNFLCQSCGKGFKRKDKLNDHIKRMHVERKDRPRVQKQKQPFVPRYKPEEVSNFLFKCLQCSVGFRRRGMLVNHILKRHPDVEITSVPELALPILKHLVTYMCPYCSNSYKSNNKRKLHIEKHHPGESVPPGMRYLKKIQEKSTYEKEAGIATSKIVAHEPVACPFCLSQYSSRCKMLKHVHSKHPEDAHKLPKKEKKEKVERRLNKRKKKEPQLTIHNAMERQGSGDISRARIVSDQENTDLPNVDKIITILSSVPTNADLGVDTAENTRSCVQPTCQTPYLENIPSNLQYQQDNILAMDPSVSEQCNINESNVFQANAALGYISDRTSNEQADESNVQEILIELSTSDVSEHIRLNTIQDPMQTVITNSSVHNEHLRKGLKTNATDHLPKLQQQCARQLPMTYRGRKQFLLKHSAFNRLHEENPSRYISPSSISVQPSNQLITMQHPVNNHQPPRAISQNDQRFDMNAATDTSKTTTNVHSLRPCDINWI
- the LOC143445856 gene encoding PR domain zinc finger protein 10-like isoform X2, whose amino-acid sequence is MTLSSRMESTNLMVIKEDIDGEEPLYKVNDTEVKSKAQSTLPDILYTFTSAGHLQEGVFAKSAIPHRTRFGPLDAPMVSLESAKSSPFLLKTLVERLTTRKSNSASSQLYFDTSKEQFCNWMCMVRPATYYEEQNMVAHFAKDNIYFTTSRNIEAHEQLKVWYAPKYAQYMGKHIFVPSSHAVPTKESDEALAESSHARPRRTRKAPRGLTYVEYFEEDDADVRSVPPKKRGWKRANRQLTSKKTSNEVQLVSENNASTLVKVNNSSYIFDEVTFIYRKVATNNDFHWPQEAMNGNSTSDLQILLNGKEQMKITSALPRVFPCPVCGKKFAKKYTLKLHCTVHSDVFNFLCQSCGKGFKRKDKLNDHIKRMHVERKDRPRVQKQKQPFVPRYKPEEVSNFLFKCLQCSVGFRRRGMLVNHILKRHPDVEITSVPELALPILKHLVTYMCPYCSNSYKSNNKRKLHIEKHHPGESVPPGMRYLKKIQEKSTYEKEAGIATSKIVAHEPVACPFCLSQYSSRCKMLKHVHSKHPEDAHKLPKKEKKEKVERRLNKRKKKEPQLTIHNAMERQGSGDISRARIVSDQENTDLPNVDKIITILSSVPTNADLGVDTAENTRSCVQPTCQTPYLENIPSNLQYQQDNILAMDPSVSEQCNINESNVFQANAALGYISDRTSNEQADESNVQEILIELSTSDVSEHIRLNTIQDPMQTVQITNSSVHNEHLRKGLKTNATDHLPKLQQQCARQLPMTYRGRKQFLLKHSAFNRLHEENPSRYISPSSISVQPSNQLITMQHPVNNHQPPRAISQNDQRFDMNAATDTSKTTTNVHSLRPCDINWI
- the LOC143445856 gene encoding PR domain zinc finger protein 10-like isoform X4, which codes for MTLSSRMESTNLMVIKEDIDGEEPLYKVNDTEVKSKAQSTLPDILYTFTSAGHLQEGVFAKSAIPHRTRFGPLDAPMVSLESAKSSPFLLKTLVERLTTRKSNSASSQLYFDTSKEQFCNWMCMVRPATYYEEQNMVAHFAKDNIYFTTSRNIEAHEQLKVWYAPKYAQYMGKHIFVPSSHAVPTKESDEALAESSHARPRRTRKAPRGLTYVEYFEEDDADVRSVPPKKRGWKRANRQLTSKKTSNEVQLVSENNASTLVKVNNSSYIFDEVTFIYRKVATNNDFHWPQEAMNGNSTSDLQILLNGKEQMKITSALPRVFPCPVCGKKFAKKYTLKLHCTVHSDVFNFLCQSCGKGFKRKDKLNDHIKRMHVERKDRPRVQKQKQPFVPRYKPEEVSNFLFKCLQCSVGFRRRGMLVNHILKRHPDVEITSVPELALPILKHLVTYMCPYCSNSYKSNNKRKLHIEKHHPGESVPPGMRYLKKIQEKSTYEKEAGIATSKIVAHEPVACPFCLSQYSSRCKMLKHVHSKHPEDAHKLPKKEKKEKVERRLNKRKKKEPQLTIHNAMERQGSGDISRARIVSDQENTDLPNVDKIITILSSVPTNADLGVDTAENTRSCVQPTCQTPYLENIPSNLQYQQDNILAMDPSVSEQCNINESNVFQANAALGYISDRTSNEQADESNQVQEILIELSTSDVSEHIRLNTIQDPMQTVITNSSVHNEHLRKGLKTNATDHLPKLQQQCARQLPMTYRGRKQFLLKHSAFNRLHEENPSRYISPSSISVQPSNQLITMQHPVNNHQPPRAISQNDQRFDMNAATDTSKTTTNVHSLRPCDINWI
- the LOC143445856 gene encoding PR domain zinc finger protein 10-like isoform X1, translated to MTLSSRMESTNLMVIKEDIDGEEPLYKVNDTEVKSKAQSTLPDILYTFTSAGHLQEGVFAKSAIPHRTRFGPLDAPMVSLESAKSSPFLLKTLVERLTTRKSNSASSQLYFDTSKEQFCNWMCMVRPATYYEEQNMVAHFAKDNIYFTTSRNIEAHEQLKVWYAPKYAQYMGKHIFVPSSHAVPTKESDEALAESSHARPRRTRKAPRGLTYVEYFEEDDADVRSVPPKKRGWKRANRQLTSKKTSNEVQLVSENNASTLVKVNNSSYIFDEVTFIYRKVATNNDFHWPQEAMNGNSTSDLQILLNGKEQMKITSALPRVFPCPVCGKKFAKKYTLKLHCTVHSDVFNFLCQSCGKGFKRKDKLNDHIKRMHVERKDRPRVQKQKQPFVPRYKPEEVSNFLFKCLQCSVGFRRRGMLVNHILKRHPDVEITSVPELALPILKHLVTYMCPYCSNSYKSNNKRKLHIEKHHPGESVPPGMRYLKKIQEKSTYEKEAGIATSKIVAHEPVACPFCLSQYSSRCKMLKHVHSKHPEDAHKLPKKEKKEKVERRLNKRKKKEPQLTIHNAMERQGSGDISRARIVSDQENTDLPNVDKIITILSSVPTNADLGVDTAENTRSCVQPTCQTPYLENIPSNLQYQQDNILAMDPSVSEQCNINESNVFQANAALGYISDRTSNEQADESNQVQEILIELSTSDVSEHIRLNTIQDPMQTVQITNSSVHNEHLRKGLKTNATDHLPKLQQQCARQLPMTYRGRKQFLLKHSAFNRLHEENPSRYISPSSISVQPSNQLITMQHPVNNHQPPRAISQNDQRFDMNAATDTSKTTTNVHSLRPCDINWI